DNA sequence from the Streptomyces canus genome:
TGGCGGACGATTCGGTCGTACGACTGCTGGAAGCGACCCGCGCGAGGCTGTGAGCACATGGGTAAGGGGCGCCCGGCAATGGCGGGCGCCCCTTACGCATGGCTAGCTGTTGCTGCCTCCGAGGGAGTTGCCGCGCATGCCGAACTGGCCGAGCATCCCGCCGTTGCGCATGCCCTGCGGCGGCAGCAGTTCGCTGGGCTGGACCAGGACGTGGCCCGTGCCGCCGAAGTGCATCTCCCAGCCCTCGCCGGTGGTACCCCTGCGGCGCCACACTCCGGAGGTGGAGGTGGGCGCCTGGAGCTGGGTGCGCAGGGACGTGGACCAGGCGATGACGGCGTCGGAGTCGACGCAGACGTTCTTGTCCGGTCCCACCTCCAGCACCAGCGGCTCGCCGGAGGTCATGAGGACGACCTGCCCGGAGCCGGACAGCTCCAGGTTGTAGGCGCCCGCGGCGGCCACCTCGACGGCGCTGTCCACCGCGACGATGCCGACACCGAGGGAGCCGTCGAAGGCCAGGACGTAGGAGCTGTCGACCGTGATGCCCCTGCCGACCTCCATGATGTGCAGGTGCTGGGCGAGGTTGGCCAGATAGACGATGCCGTTGCCCTTGCAGCGCATGAGTTCGAGGCGCTCGCCGGTCATCCGCTCGACGTTGCGCCAACTGCGGTTGCGGTACTGGCTGTCGAACTCGACCTGGCCCTCGAAGGCCACCATGGCGCCCTGCCGGGCGAGAACGGCGCTGCTGCCCTGGGTGACGTCGGTCTTCAGGAGCTGCGGGTTCTGCAGGGTGTAGCGCCCGGTCGACTCGACCGGGACATGTGCGAAGAGTGTGCTGTGCATGATGTGCCTGGTGCTCCCCTCAGCCCCGGATCTTGAATCGGTCGCCGGTGTCCTCGCTCGGCTGGACGACGACGAAGCCCTGCCCCTTGAAGCCGATCTGGAAGGCCTCGCCGCTGCCGCGGCCGATGAGGGCGCTTGCCTTGATGGTGCGGCGGGCCTTCATCTCCAGGCCGGTCGTCCAGGCGACGAGGGCGTCCGGGTCGACGTACGTCTCGCGTTCGGCGCAGTCCAGGGCCATCGGGATGCCCCGGCTGACCAGGGCGACCCAGCCCGTGCCCCTGATGACGAGGTTGGTCAGGCCCGAGCCGGACAGCTTGGCGAGTCCCTTGACCGGCTCGATGGCCAGTTCCAGCGAGGCGTCGCAGGCCAGCAGCGTGGCCCCGTTGACCGACAGGGCCTCGCCGTTGAGGTGCAGGACGAGGATGTCGCCACCGTAGTCCGCTAGGTACAGGTCGCCGTCGCCGCGGGCCAGCATCAGCTTGCCGCCCTCGCCGCTGACCATCTCCTCCGCCGAGCGGCGCAGGCTCGCGGGCGCCCCGTCGAACTGCACATAACCGTCGTACGCGATCATCGAGCCGGCCTTGGCGATGAGGTCCTGCCCGGTGACCATGGTGACCTTGAGCGTCTTGGAGCTGTGCACACTCATACGGACGCCGGTCGGGGCGGCGCGGTGCGCACTCAGAGTCTGGGTGTCCATGGCCTCACACCTCGAAGGGCTGTACGACGACGAAGTTGCCGGGGGCGCCGCGGAACTGGAGGTTCACGGCCTCGGTGGTCTGCCGGGCGTACCCGGAGCGGCGCAGCCTGAGCGAGGTCGTGGTGACCGCCTGCGCACCGGCGGACCAGGCGATGACGGCGTTGCCGTCGACGTAGGTGGCCGCGCCGACGGGGAGGACGACGGGCACGCCGCGTGTCTTGACGACGACCGCTCCCGTGCCGGAGAAGAGCATGCTGAAGAAGCCCCCGCCGGGCAGTCCCGCGCCCTCGATGCGGCGGACCTCGGTCTCCAGGGTCTCGTCGAAGGCGAGCACGCCCTGGGCGCTGGTGTAGATCTGCTCGCCCTGGAGACGGATGACGAAGACACGGCTGGCCTCGTCGGCGAGGAACACCTCGCCGTTGCCCGTACAGCGCATCAGGGACATGCCCTGGCCGGTGAGCGCCCCGGTGAGCTTGCCGAGCAGGCCGGAGCCCTTGTGGGCGAAGTCGATGTCGCCCTGGTAGGCGACCATGCTGCCCTGCTTGGCGAGGATGGGGGCGTCCTTGGTGAGGGTGGCCCGCACCAGGTTCGTGTTCTGCTCGGTCCAGCGGTCGCCGACGGGGGCTTCCGCGTACTTCGTCATGACCACCCGGACGTTGGCCTCGGGCGGCACCGGGGCGAGCTGGGTGCCGCCGCCGAAGGGCTGTGCCTGGCCGGGGAAGGCCCCGGGGGCACCGGGAGGCGCGAACTGGCCGGCGACGGCGCCCGGAGGCGTGAACTGGCCCGCGGGTGCGCCGGGGGGCGCGAACTGGCCCGCCGGAGGTGCGCCGGGTGGCGTGAAGGTCTGACCCGGAGGAGTGAAGGTCTGCGGGCTCGTCGGCGCGGCGGGCGCGGGCGGGGTGGTCCCGGCGATCGGCGCAGCGGCGGGCGCGGGTGCCGCCTGAGCGGGGGCCGGCGGCGCGCCGAACGAAGGCGCCGGCGCGGCGGCCTGCGGGGGCGGAGC
Encoded proteins:
- a CDS encoding AIM24 family protein yields the protein MHSTLFAHVPVESTGRYTLQNPQLLKTDVTQGSSAVLARQGAMVAFEGQVEFDSQYRNRSWRNVERMTGERLELMRCKGNGIVYLANLAQHLHIMEVGRGITVDSSYVLAFDGSLGVGIVAVDSAVEVAAAGAYNLELSGSGQVVLMTSGEPLVLEVGPDKNVCVDSDAVIAWSTSLRTQLQAPTSTSGVWRRRGTTGEGWEMHFGGTGHVLVQPSELLPPQGMRNGGMLGQFGMRGNSLGGSNS
- a CDS encoding AIM24 family protein — encoded protein: MDTQTLSAHRAAPTGVRMSVHSSKTLKVTMVTGQDLIAKAGSMIAYDGYVQFDGAPASLRRSAEEMVSGEGGKLMLARGDGDLYLADYGGDILVLHLNGEALSVNGATLLACDASLELAIEPVKGLAKLSGSGLTNLVIRGTGWVALVSRGIPMALDCAERETYVDPDALVAWTTGLEMKARRTIKASALIGRGSGEAFQIGFKGQGFVVVQPSEDTGDRFKIRG
- a CDS encoding TerD family protein; the protein is MAREFQRGHKAKISDLTAGTDLYVGVQISGPGLTFDISCFGLDADERLSDDRYFIFFNQPKSPEDSIQLLGAQSGDTESFRVTLDQIPSQIQKLSFTATIDGVGQMSQIAPGYLRIVAGGEEVARYSFDGSEFSTERAVMLGDLYLKDVWRFAAVGQGFDGGLDALLRNFGGEVAEEEPEAAPQQPAVPAQPQAPAFAPPPQAAAPAPSFGAPPAPAQAAPAPAAAPIAGTTPPAPAAPTSPQTFTPPGQTFTPPGAPPAGQFAPPGAPAGQFTPPGAVAGQFAPPGAPGAFPGQAQPFGGGTQLAPVPPEANVRVVMTKYAEAPVGDRWTEQNTNLVRATLTKDAPILAKQGSMVAYQGDIDFAHKGSGLLGKLTGALTGQGMSLMRCTGNGEVFLADEASRVFVIRLQGEQIYTSAQGVLAFDETLETEVRRIEGAGLPGGGFFSMLFSGTGAVVVKTRGVPVVLPVGAATYVDGNAVIAWSAGAQAVTTTSLRLRRSGYARQTTEAVNLQFRGAPGNFVVVQPFEV